Below is a window of Turneriella parva DSM 21527 DNA.
CAGCCTGCTCAATCTGGCAAACCGGCGAGCGATTGAGGTCGGGCAACTGGCCTGTATGCAAGAGAGCCAAAGACTGCAACACAAACCTTTTGCCCACCCCCGGCTGGCCATTGAGCAACAGAACCGGTGGCGGCGACAACAGTGCTGCATTGAGCGTCGCCGCAAGGCCAGGGGCATCGGGCATAAAGGGGAAAAAGGTCGGCCGAATTTCGGGCCCTGTCTTCTCGAGCTGCAGCAGCAGACCCCAGACAGCGCCTGCCGCGTCAGAAACTGGCGATGGTGCAAATAGCTTAACCGTCAGGCCGTTGCCAGACTGCCACTCGAATACCTGCGGTAGCGAGGCGGCAGGGCGAAACGCGACAGCCGCTTCAGAAACCTCAACGACGCGTTCGGCACCGTCGAAAATCAGGGCGACTTCAAAACCCGAACCAGCTGCAAAGAAATGCGCGCGCCACAGACCCCACAGGCCACGAGACTGGTACTCTGACCAGATTTGCATCTCTCATGCAGCTTAATTTTAATCGCCCGTCAATCATTATCCATAGAAGCACGCAAATGTCGGATACCCGACAAAGAAGATGAGCACGACTCATGTCCAGCCATAGGTCAAGCAAACCTGCAGCCCGGGCCCATGCAGTTCTTTACACCATGGATAAAATCTCTGCGATCGAATGTCGGATATCCGACACTCAAAAGCGCAAAAGCTCGAAGTGTCGGATATCCGACATTCATGCGCGGCCGCATGAATGCGCTTGACGCATGGAGTAATCGCGCCCACCTGAACAAAGTGGGCGCCGATGTTATTGCAATTGCCAACCAAAAAGGTGGCGAAGGAAAGACGACAACATCGATTAATCTCGCGCACGGGCTCTCGCTCGCCGGCAAGCGCACGCTGCTCGTCGACATGGACCCCCAGGGCAACAGCTCGGGAATCTTTACTGATATCGATAGCCTCACGAAAACCGTCGCAGACCTCTTCACCAAAAAATACACCGCTCAAGAAATTATCGTTTCAACGCGCTACGAAAAGCTCGATATTTTGCCGGCAAAGATCAGCCTCGCAGAAGTTGAGCTCAGCACGCTGAATGTTGACGCCCCTTATGTCATGCGCGATGCGCTGGAGAGCGTTAAAGACAAGTACGACGCCGTGGTGATCGATTGCCCGCCCAGCCTTTCAATATTTACCATTAACGCGCTCGGCTCGGCGGGTTTTGTTGTCATACCACTTCAGGCAGAGAAATTCAGCATTGACGGCATCAAAGGTTTGCAGGGCACAATAGAGGGTATTAAGCGGCGCATAAATCCAGAGCTGAAGATTCTGGGCGCGCTCATCACTCAACTCAAGAGCAATACCGTTCTGACCAAGACCATATTGCCAGTAATACAGAACTACTTTCCTGTTTTTAACACCTCTATTTCGACTGGTGTCGCAGTGGGGGAGAGCCACCTGTCGCGCCGCTCATTGCTCGACTACAACTCGGGCGTGAAGCAGGCCAAAGAATATATGGCGTTCGTCAAAGAAGTGCTCGATGGCATCAAAAAGTAAAAAACTCGGCTTCGCCGCCGATATTTTCGAGCAAGACATCGAAGGCATCATTCGCAAGATTCGGTTGGGCGAAATTCAGCCCTCCGCAGAGCAGCCGCGCACACGTTTTGACGAAACCATCACCGCACTCGCTGAATCGATTAAGACAGAAGGCCTCCTTCAGCCAATTGTTGTAACTAAAGAGGGAACACATTACAAAATAATCGCGGGCGAGCGCCGCTACCGCGCCGCAAAGCTGCTCGGCCTTGAAGAGATCGAGTGCCGCATCTTGCGAAAAAATGCGAAAGACACGTACCGGCTGGCAGTCATCGAAAACCTGCAGCGCGAAAACCTCGACCCAATCGACGAATCGCGCGCATTTCGCAGGCTAAAAACCGAGTACGGCCACACCGATGCTGAACTCGCGCAGATTGTTGGCAAATCACGCAATTATGTCAGCGAGATACTTTCGGTAGCTGAAATTCCCAGCTCTTGGATAGACCGGGCGAAAAACGCCGGCATCGAGTCGAAAAACCTGTTCATTCAATTTGCGCAGGCCGTTAAATCGGGCTCTGCAGAACAGTTCATCACGGCGTTCTCATCGGGCAACCTGACGACAGTCGCATCGGCCAAACAATTTAACCGAGCAAACAAACCAGACGTGCAGCCGAAGCGCCCGGCAGCAACTGGCGCGCCTGCCGAGGTCTCATGCTCGAGCGAGCAATCTGGCCGCACGGCAAAATTCACGATCACGGTGCAGGCGGGCCAGGCGCTTCCATCGGGAAAAGTGAAAGCGCTTGAGTCTGCGCTGGTAGAAATAATAAAACGCCAATTGAAGTAGCGGCATACTGAAGCCGTTATCTGCGCGAAAAGGGTTGACAACCAAGGATTATGTCACATTATTGTGATGAAGACAAGGGCTTGTTGGATTCTTGCGCAAAAAAAATAAAATAGCGCCAATCCCGCGTTTTCAACTGACAACCTTTGGTTTTGGGTAAAAAAAAGGGCATGTTGCCATGCCCGAAATTCCAAAGGGAACTTGTTGGATGATGAGACATAATCATGCGCCAACAAGTTGTCAAACAAAATTTGATTATTTTCGGTCAGGCGAGGGGAGATGGACGCAAACAATATGTACCTAGCGATTATGTCCGATATTTTGGACAGCGGCACATGGGCGCAGCTTGGGCCTGCAGCCAAAGCTCTCTATCCGGTGCTGTGCAAATTCAGCAACCACACATTCAAGCCTGTGTGGCCAGGCACGGACGAACTCTTGCGCCTCACGGGGTTTAAGACAAAAAAGTCGCTGCAAGAAGCAAAGCGTGAGCTCATCAAAACGGGGTTAATCCACGTCGTGGCGGGAACAGGCCGCACACCGTCACATTACTATTTTCGCTTCGATTACCGCGGCAGCCGGGTGGATATCGAGGCACACCGGGCGAACACCGCATCACGCAGAGGGATACAAGAATCGCCCCCTGAGAGATACATCGATACCCCACAGGGGGCGGCTGCAGTAGCCCCGAACCATATCAATATCCACATTAACAAACTCACACAAACCACAACCAATAACAACCCTGACTTGTCGTCGTTGCTGAATGAATTTTTTGGCTCTGGGCAAAAGCGCGGGGACTACAAAGAGCGGCTCGTGCAAGAAATGCTCGAAAAATATGGCTCGCTCGAGGTTGGCGAGGCGGTGCGAATCGCGATCAGCCGGGGTAAAGACGGCGACATTCGTTTTCTCGAAGGCATTCTGAAAAACCGCGATGCGAAAAAGCCGGTTGCGGCGCCGGGCGGCGATGGGGATTTTTCATTCAACGCGCTGCCGCCTGCGCTCAAAATCTGGCAAGACCACCTTGAGCCCATGGGGCGATTTGGCTCTACCTGGTATTTCAAGGCTCTGTCTGAAGTTTCGGCAACATTTGTTGAAGAGCAGTTTAAGCGTGCAGGCCTGCAGATCAAGATATTGAAGGGTTCGTCGCCGGCTGCATCAGAGCAGGGTTTCGCTGCTGCAAATTGATCGTTTTCAGGCCAATAAATTGATTGAAACACTATTCAGGCTTTCATCATGGGGCAAATATTTCGGCGATCGCTGATCGTACTTAAAGAGGGGGCTTTATGCCATTGATGCTTTACACAGTTGTTTTCTTTTTTCTACTTTGTCTTTTCGGATTGTTTTGGTATCTGCAAAGCGGGTCACCTGTACGCGACGCGTACGTCTCGCCGCTCTTTGGCGACCATGAAAAAAATCTGACAACCGAAGATCTGTCACTGCTGCTTGGCCTGAAGCGTATTGAGCATCTTGCCGATCGCGGCCGCTGGCTGCTCTTCATTTCGGTTTTGCTGCTGGTCATTGAATTTTTTGCCGTACTCGCGATGCTGATCGAAAGCCGTGGACAGATGTACGTGGTCAGCGCTGTGAATCACGGTTACGTGATCGGCGGGTTCATCTATCTTTTGGTTTCGGTACTTGCTGTGATTTTTTCGGTGCGACTGGTGTCGGCAGAAAAATCTCTCTCGATTGCAAATCCGTTCGAGCGCATTGAGGCGTGGGAACATAAGGTTATTCAGGCAGACGCAGAGCAGAAAAAGCGCATCGTGCTTTATCTAAACCAGGAATCGGGCAGGCTTGAAGGTTACTTTGCATTTGTTTTTGGTTTGGTAGGTTGCGGCGTGACCTTGCTCATGATCTGGGTTGCAAGCTGGCTCACCCAGTTCGTGCGCTAATCTCTCTTTGATGGATATCACCCGTTCACGCAGCGCGACCGCTGCGCAGGTTCGATCGCTTTCGCCGTCGCTGAAAGTCTTAAGCCAGGGCGGCTCGGTCAGCTTTCAGATTGAACGCACTGCGCCACACTGCAGCGCCGTTGTTGAATATGATTCACCCGCCTGGCTGAATCGTCTGCAGTTTGAATCTTCGCTGCATGTTCTGGCGGATATAGCATGGTCAGATGACGGCGTGCATTTCTTTCGGGTGCACGGTGTTCGGCACGAAAGCCGAGGCGACACGCGGGAGTTTTATTTTCCGCTAACCGTTGCAAAATTTTTGCAGGTACACTTTTATCAAGAAGGTGGCCCGGTGCATGCAAGCGAGCTGCGCAATTTTCAGACAAAATTTCATTCTCAGGTTCAGCTGAAGGCCTCTTCAGAATCTGACCGGCTATGGACTGCTGCGAACCTCGTTGATCGGCGTGAAGACTATGGTTGGGCTTCGGTCATTCGTGAAAAAAACGAGCCAGAAGAAGTGCAACTCGATTTCGGCGGCCTGTACTTTATCGATGGCGTGCAGATGAAGGCCGTGGCTGACGAACTGAATTATTTTCCGTCAGCATTTCAAATTCAGTTGTCTGAAGATGGCAACTTGTGGCAGACCTTGCATAGCGAAGACCATTTTTTTACGGCTTCTGCCTGCTGGAACGCCTGGAGCTTTAACCCCACACGGGCCCGATGGGTAAAGATTGCGATCAACAAGTCTGCCCATTATAAAAAAGGCGAATACCAGTCGAAAATTCTTGATATTGCCGTTTCAGGCGTCGCCGCCCGCTGGATTCAAAACGACCAGCAGGCGCCGGCTTCGTTGCGCATGGCGAGCGAGAACGTACCGGGTGCAGTGTTGCTCGCGGGTAACGGCATTGCAGCCCCGAGTCGCGTTATTCAGAGCGATGACTCAAGGCTGCGCAATGCCAGCACTGAGTACCGTGGCATCATGCAGTTTGCGCGCGACAATGAAGTCTCGCAAGAGAAGGCAGTGCAGGCCAACGATTCGCGGCTCAAGGCGGCGACGACGCTCGCGCCGGGCATCGTGCAGCTGGCAAAAAACGGAGAGGTCAGGGCAGGGGCAGCCGTGCAGGCAGACGATACTCGCCTTGCCCGTACATCTACCGAAGCACCGGGCATTGTGCAGCTCGCGAATGACCGTGAGTCGCGTTCAGGTGTCGCGGTACAGGGCAGCGACTCGCGCCTGAAAGGTGCGTCAACCGACGCAGCCGGTATCGTGACGCTCGCGCAAGATGGCGAGGTGGCAGCGGGCAAAGCGGTGCAGGCCAACGATTCGCGGCTGCGGCTTGCGACACAGGCCTGGCCTGGTATTGTATTGCTGGCGCAGGCAGGTGAAATCGCCAGCGCGAAGGCCGTCGCCGCTGACGACCCGAGGTTGATAGAAGCGGACGAGTCGCACAAGGGCAGGGTGCAGCTCGCGCGCCACGGCGAGGTGATCGAGAAACGGGCGGTTCAGGCCAATGATCCCCGTCTGGCAACTGCTACCGAAGAAAATCGCGGTATTGTGCAGTTTTCACGCAATGGTGTTGCGACACCTGGTCAGGCAGTGCAGGCAACCGACAGCAGGTTGACCGATGCGCGCAGGCCATTGGCGCACGCGCACGAAGAGTATGCGAAAACAATCCACGAATTCTCGCAGCACACGGGCAATCTACAGGTTAAGCGCTCGGGAAAAACAGCGCTGCCCGAAGGGTTTAATGCTATAGCAGATATTAATATCCCACTGGTTATTGAGAACACCGAAGGGGTTGCTGCCAGTTTCAATGGCGGCTCGGTGCATGCGGCCGAGACAACGGCGAGTTTTCATGTCTCTCAGACCGATAGCGCGATACAGGCGGCGTCGCGCGACAAGGCTGCGGCGACGCTGGTTTCAGCGAATGCTTATGCGCTACACCTGCCGCGCTCAGCGCTTGGCGTGAAATCATCAGAAAAGGCGCTGCACGCAGAAGGGCGGGTATTGGTCGAAGGTGCTGTTACCATTCAAGGCGCGCAGAGCGTCGTTGTCTCTCTGCCGCGGGCTTCAAACGAGGCCTTCGTTGAAGGCGATCTGCTGACGATCGAAAACGGAGTTGCCGCGAAAATGCGCCAGGACGCGCAGGTCTGCGTCGGCGTTTTCACCAAGACAGCCGGTCTTTCGCTCGAGAGCGCGAATGCTACCGTTCGCGCCGCAGTTTCTGGAATCGTCAGCCTGCGCGTTTTTGGCCAGGTTAAGGCTGGCGACCGGCTGGTCTTGAATTCGGGCCAACCGGGAACCTGCCGAGTTGCGCAGGGGCAAGAAAAGATCGTCGCGATCGCGCTCGAAGCAGTGCAGCAAGACCGCGAGAAACCCGTAATGAGCATTCTCGTCCGGTGAACCAGGCAGATCTCGCATCGACTGTGGTCGCCCGCCAGCTTGCTGAGTGCGGCAATCTGTTTCACCGCTGGCAGTGGTCGCTTTCGACGAGCAGCAACTATTCGGCGCTGCTGCCCGATTCGGTGGTAGCGATTTCACGCTCGGGCGTTGATAAGCAGTTTATGACTGCGAATGATTTTCTCGCTGTCGATCTGCATGGCGCTCCGCTGGCGAATTTCAAAGAGATCCGTCCCTCAGCTGAGACGGAGTTGCATTGCCATATTTACCGCAAGGCTCAGGGGCAAGCATTGCCAATCGCTTCGGTGCTGCACACGCATTCAAAGTTTGCGGTATACTTTTCCCGGCGCTTTGCTGCCGAGGGGGTGGTGCGCTTCTCGGGCTTCGAAATGCAGAAAATTTTCGACGGTATCGACACTCATGACAGTTCAATCGAAGTGCCTATATTTGCCAATAGCCAAAAGATGAGTGATATTACAGAGAAATTCGACGCGTACCTCGCCAAGAATGCCTGGCCCGCTGCCTATTTGATCGAGGGGCATGGTGTTTATGCCTGGGGCAAGTCGGTATACCATGCAAAACAAAAATTAGAGGCGCTAGAGCATCTGTTCGAGCAAAAGTACATGGAGGAGAAATAAATGCAGAGCCAGTTAACGATTTGCCCTGAAGGCAATTCATCACAAAAAGAAGTCTATTCTGATTTCGAGACCATCAAGAAACACCTTGCGGCTGTTGGCATTGGCTATGAGCGCTGGGTTGCAGAGCAGCCTTTGGCGGCTGACGCTTCGCCCGAAGAAGTTGCGAAGGCCTACAAAACTTCGATCGACAAGATCATGCAGCAGGGTTACAAAACTTATGACGTGGTTTCGCTGCACCCCGATGCACCGCAGGCAAGTGAGGCGCGTAAAAAATTTATCGATGAGCATACGCACGGCGAAGACGAGGTGCGCTTCTTCGTCGATGGTTCAGGCATGTTTTACATTCACAAGGCCGGCAAGGTCTTCATGATGCTCTGTACCAAGGGAGACTTCATCAATTTGCCTGCAGGTACAACGCACTGGTTCGACATGGGCCCAAAGCCCTTTTTTAAGGCGATTCGTGTTTTTAACAACCCCGAAGGCTGGGTGGCGACATTTACGGGCAGCGATATTTCGCAGAAGTTTCCGAAATACGAATAAGTGAAAATTCAGGCTGTAGTCTGTGATATCGAAGGCACGACGTCTTCGATATCGTTCGTTCACCGTGTGCTGTTTCCTCTTTCATTAGAGCGCATGCATGATTACTTGCGCGAAAATGCCGCCGACAGAGAGTTAAAAGCGCAGCTTGCAGAGCTCTGGGTGCGGCTTTTTCCCGGGCAACCACAATCTGCAGACATGCCTGAAATTCTCGAGCGTAAGCTTGTCGAGTTTATTCAAAACGATGTCAAAGACACGACGCTGAAGTGGGTGCAGGGCAAAATCTGGAAACAGGCCTTTGAGAGCGGTGTCGTCAAGGGGCATGTCTACCCCGAGGTTGCTGGCTTTTTTGAAAGGTGGATTTCTCAAGGCATGAGCCTCTACATCTATAGCTCGGGCTCGGTCGAAGCCCAGCAGTTGCTTTTTCGCCATTCACAAGCTGGAGACCTGACGAGATTTCTCAGAGGATACTTCGATACAACGACTGGCCCCAAGCGCGAGACAGATTCTTACCGTTCGATTGCGAAGAGTATAGGCGTAGAGCCTGCGTCGATTTTGTTTTTGTCTGACATCACGGCCGAGCTCGATGCCGCGCAGACGGCTGGCTTTAAGACCTGTCTTTTGCTGCGAGGGGCGGCTGCGACACCCGCAGGTTATACTGGCCCGACCGCTGCCGACTTTGCCGGTGTTCACCAGCAGTTCTTTCTGTGAACTCAAGGCGCATCAGTTAAATTGATTGCCCCGTGCGCTTTGCACGCAAAATGCGCACATGGCTAAACCCTACATTGTAACGATCGATCAAGGCACGACTGGATCGCGCGTCTTCTTGATCTCTGAACGCGGCGAGGTGATCTCGAGCGCGTACGAAGAATTCACGCAGCATTTTCCGAGGCCCGGCTGGGTTGAACACGACGCCGAAGAGATTTGGGCAAGTGTTGAAAAGTTGCTCGCGCGGGCCATCGAGGCATCGGACGCTGCGGCGATAGGCATTACGAACCAGCGCGAGACGACTGTCGTCTGGGAAAAAAGCACCGGCAAACCGATACATCCTGCTATTGTCTGGCAATGCCGCCGCACCGCAGACTATTGTGAGCAACTCAAGAAAGAGGGCAGGGCGGAGCTCTTTCGGAAAAAAACGGGTCTTGTGCTCGACGCCTATTTTTCAGGGACAAAAATTAAGTACATTCTCGACAATGTCGGTGGTGCGCGCAGCCGCGCCGAAAATGGCGAATTGCTGTTTGGCACGATCGACACATTTTTGTTAAACCGGCTGACGGGTGAGCATAAGACCGACTTCACCAACGCGTCACGCACTCTGATTTTCAATATTCATGAGCGTAAATGGGATGCCGAGCTCTGTGAGATCCTGAAAAT
It encodes the following:
- the mtnB gene encoding methylthioribulose 1-phosphate dehydratase — its product is MNQADLASTVVARQLAECGNLFHRWQWSLSTSSNYSALLPDSVVAISRSGVDKQFMTANDFLAVDLHGAPLANFKEIRPSAETELHCHIYRKAQGQALPIASVLHTHSKFAVYFSRRFAAEGVVRFSGFEMQKIFDGIDTHDSSIEVPIFANSQKMSDITEKFDAYLAKNAWPAAYLIEGHGVYAWGKSVYHAKQKLEALEHLFEQKYMEEK
- a CDS encoding discoidin domain-containing protein, whose amino-acid sequence is MDITRSRSATAAQVRSLSPSLKVLSQGGSVSFQIERTAPHCSAVVEYDSPAWLNRLQFESSLHVLADIAWSDDGVHFFRVHGVRHESRGDTREFYFPLTVAKFLQVHFYQEGGPVHASELRNFQTKFHSQVQLKASSESDRLWTAANLVDRREDYGWASVIREKNEPEEVQLDFGGLYFIDGVQMKAVADELNYFPSAFQIQLSEDGNLWQTLHSEDHFFTASACWNAWSFNPTRARWVKIAINKSAHYKKGEYQSKILDIAVSGVAARWIQNDQQAPASLRMASENVPGAVLLAGNGIAAPSRVIQSDDSRLRNASTEYRGIMQFARDNEVSQEKAVQANDSRLKAATTLAPGIVQLAKNGEVRAGAAVQADDTRLARTSTEAPGIVQLANDRESRSGVAVQGSDSRLKGASTDAAGIVTLAQDGEVAAGKAVQANDSRLRLATQAWPGIVLLAQAGEIASAKAVAADDPRLIEADESHKGRVQLARHGEVIEKRAVQANDPRLATATEENRGIVQFSRNGVATPGQAVQATDSRLTDARRPLAHAHEEYAKTIHEFSQHTGNLQVKRSGKTALPEGFNAIADINIPLVIENTEGVAASFNGGSVHAAETTASFHVSQTDSAIQAASRDKAAATLVSANAYALHLPRSALGVKSSEKALHAEGRVLVEGAVTIQGAQSVVVSLPRASNEAFVEGDLLTIENGVAAKMRQDAQVCVGVFTKTAGLSLESANATVRAAVSGIVSLRVFGQVKAGDRLVLNSGQPGTCRVAQGQEKIVAIALEAVQQDREKPVMSILVR
- a CDS encoding ParA family protein, which produces MNALDAWSNRAHLNKVGADVIAIANQKGGEGKTTTSINLAHGLSLAGKRTLLVDMDPQGNSSGIFTDIDSLTKTVADLFTKKYTAQEIIVSTRYEKLDILPAKISLAEVELSTLNVDAPYVMRDALESVKDKYDAVVIDCPPSLSIFTINALGSAGFVVIPLQAEKFSIDGIKGLQGTIEGIKRRINPELKILGALITQLKSNTVLTKTILPVIQNYFPVFNTSISTGVAVGESHLSRRSLLDYNSGVKQAKEYMAFVKEVLDGIKK
- the mtnC gene encoding acireductone synthase, encoding MKIQAVVCDIEGTTSSISFVHRVLFPLSLERMHDYLRENAADRELKAQLAELWVRLFPGQPQSADMPEILERKLVEFIQNDVKDTTLKWVQGKIWKQAFESGVVKGHVYPEVAGFFERWISQGMSLYIYSSGSVEAQQLLFRHSQAGDLTRFLRGYFDTTTGPKRETDSYRSIAKSIGVEPASILFLSDITAELDAAQTAGFKTCLLLRGAAATPAGYTGPTAADFAGVHQQFFL
- a CDS encoding 1,2-dihydroxy-3-keto-5-methylthiopentene dioxygenase, which translates into the protein MQSQLTICPEGNSSQKEVYSDFETIKKHLAAVGIGYERWVAEQPLAADASPEEVAKAYKTSIDKIMQQGYKTYDVVSLHPDAPQASEARKKFIDEHTHGEDEVRFFVDGSGMFYIHKAGKVFMMLCTKGDFINLPAGTTHWFDMGPKPFFKAIRVFNNPEGWVATFTGSDISQKFPKYE
- a CDS encoding helix-turn-helix domain-containing protein: MYLAIMSDILDSGTWAQLGPAAKALYPVLCKFSNHTFKPVWPGTDELLRLTGFKTKKSLQEAKRELIKTGLIHVVAGTGRTPSHYYFRFDYRGSRVDIEAHRANTASRRGIQESPPERYIDTPQGAAAVAPNHINIHINKLTQTTTNNNPDLSSLLNEFFGSGQKRGDYKERLVQEMLEKYGSLEVGEAVRIAISRGKDGDIRFLEGILKNRDAKKPVAAPGGDGDFSFNALPPALKIWQDHLEPMGRFGSTWYFKALSEVSATFVEEQFKRAGLQIKILKGSSPAASEQGFAAAN
- a CDS encoding ParB/RepB/Spo0J family partition protein; protein product: MASKSKKLGFAADIFEQDIEGIIRKIRLGEIQPSAEQPRTRFDETITALAESIKTEGLLQPIVVTKEGTHYKIIAGERRYRAAKLLGLEEIECRILRKNAKDTYRLAVIENLQRENLDPIDESRAFRRLKTEYGHTDAELAQIVGKSRNYVSEILSVAEIPSSWIDRAKNAGIESKNLFIQFAQAVKSGSAEQFITAFSSGNLTTVASAKQFNRANKPDVQPKRPAATGAPAEVSCSSEQSGRTAKFTITVQAGQALPSGKVKALESALVEIIKRQLK